ATTGAAAAGGGCGAAAAAGAGAAAAGCATAAAAATTGCAAAAAAGTTGTTAAAAGAAGGTATGGACATCGACAGAATAGCAGAGATTACAGAGTTGTCAAAAGAGGAGATAAAAAAATTGATGAATTAGGATCATAAACAGGCTTAATGCCTGTTTTTTTTTAAAGTTTATTGATGACCGAAAAACGGTCGCGGTTTCGACAATATATTACACAGATTGACAAAGTATGACAGAAAAATTGACCTAATTTAGCACCTTCCCAGATGAGAATAATTGGTTTATAATAATATTAACAGAAATTGGCGCCATTTCCTGCAGATAAAATCGTAGTTAATATGCTTTTTGGTACCGAGAAGCATATTGACTACAAAAAGGAGATGTAAAGTATGTTAAAAAAACTAATTTCACTGCTTCTAATTGTTGTGCTTTTTACAATTTCAAGTTTTAGTTCTGCTTTTGCGGTTCCTACCAGCAATATGTTACCAAAGATTTCATCAATTGATGCAGAGCAAAAGAGTGCTATTGAGTATGACAGGTTTCTTAAAGATGTCAATAACTTTAAAAAATTTATTCAAGATCAAAGATCAAAGCAAGGTTCGCTGTCAGATGATGCATTCTTATTAAAATGTGCGATTGAATACCATAATCAAAAAGTGTCTAATGGGGAATTAGAAGGACCATTACTTGATATAAACGAGATAATGAATTTAAAAACTTCATCATCACAAGTATCGATTAAGTCAGTTGGGATAACAAAATCTCTTGTAAGAGCTCAATTGTGGACGGCTGCAGAATTGGCTTCAATCGTAGTTCCTAAAGCATCATTTTTCTTGCAGCATTCTTTACAAGATAATCCCAGTGATGAATATCTTCCATCGAGCGATTCGATAGTACCTGAGATAAAGGGTACTCAAGCATATAAAAATGCTATTGCTCCTTTTAAGAGTTCTAGCAGTACAAGTCAAATAAGCTATCCAGTATTTACGGCAAGCAATTCAAACTGGGATTTATATTTAGCTTTACATAATACTACAATGTATAGCTATTCATCAGGCAAATCAATAACTTCATATGTTACAGATACGTATGATTTCCAACCTAAAAATTGGAGTGGGTATGGATCCGGAATTCCCAATGCAGCGGTAACACTAATTAATAATTATGGTGCATATGCGCAGTCTGTAGGAGCGGTAGTACCATACTATATTTCCATAACTGTCCCTGATACTAAGTAATATTATCAAAAATTTGAAGAATGTAGTAGCTTGTTTAGATACTTAAACAGTTACTACATTTGCTATAAGATGTGAGGTGATATCAATGAATTTACATACGCAATTATACTTAGGGAATTTAGGCAATCGCATGATTTACATATATGAAATATTTCTTATTAATGTAGCTGTATTAATGATTGTTTGGCTTGGCTTTTCAGTTTATAAATGGAGACGATCTGGAAATAGAAATCTCATAAAATGGTGGGGAATAACAGTTGGTATTTTTTTTGCTTTGGGATTGTGCATACTGATTTTTTCTAAGATATTTTCTGGACCTCAATATTTTGTCGCCTCCCAAATTGGCATCTACATTCCAAGATCAGTTAATATACTGGAGAATAACTATACAGGCGATAGGGACCAAGAGCTACATTACATCGTTATGAAGTTCGATAAGTCCCAAATGGATGCTTTCATCAAATCTGCAGAAGAAAAAGGATGGAAGTTTGGTTCTGTGATACCGTACTCATTAGCAAAATCATTGCCACAACCTAACTTAACGCTTGGGGAAAAATATCCATTTCCAAAAGTAAAAGAGAATGGATACTATTATTTATATACAAATACTAAGCAAAAAGATTCGACTTCTTTTAGAACTAATTATATGACTAATAAGCTGTTTTTCTTGGATACTAAATCAGGAATATTGTACTTTTACTATGATAGTTTCGAGATTACATCGGATTTGCGTTTTGAAGCTCATTAAAACAGTATGCTTTTGATACCACACGCTTCATTTGATAAGTAGCCCTTTGGGCTATTTTTTTATACATAAAAAATTTTTTAAAAAAACTGTAACAAAATGAGGAAGAAATTTGTCTATATATAAAGAAGGAAAAAACGATTTGCTTTATAGAAATTGGAGGAAGAGTGTGGGATGAAAAGGTACAGGGAGTTTATCTTGCAGGCATTTATTTTGATTTCAATTATTTTAGCGGTATTCATCATGTTTGTTATATTGGATATTACAGTAGTAAAAGTTTATATGGGTTGAGATGATAGATTCATGACAAATTATTGCAAAAAAAGGCCATTTATTTTCATTGACGCAATTTTGCATTAAAGATATAATATAGTTAAACTAAATATGGTCTTAAGGTCCGAAAGGTTAATAGGGAAAGCGGTGAGAAGCCGCTGCAGCCCCCGCTACTGTAAGCGATGATGAGGCTCAAAAAACCACTGGTGAAACCGGGAAGGTTGAGCTAAAGATGAATTGCAAGCCAGGAGACCTGCCTTAAGATGTGAAAAACACCTTCGGAGGGGAGGTTGGTAATGTGGTACATATTTGCATTGAAAAATATGGGGCATACCTTCTCGGTATGCCTTAATTTTTTAGGTTTACTGTTTAAGCGCTTTGGTTATGTTTCAAATCTTTATAAATAATTTAGGAGGAGAGATCTAAGTGAAAAAGTGGATTAAAAATATCGTAGTTTTCATCATAATAGCAGTTCTTTCATTAAGCCTTGTCTCATGTTCTCAAAAAACTCAAGAAAAGACAGCAACAAATGACAATACTACGAAAACTGAAGTTAAGGCTACATTTCCATTGAAGATTACTGATTTTATGGGTAGGCAAGTGACGATAAAAAAGGAGCCGAAAAGAATTGTTTCCTTGTCTCCATCAACTACAGAGCTGATTTACGCAATTGGCGCTGGCAAAGATGTTGTCGGCGTTACCAATTACGACGATTATCCACCAGAGGTAAAAAGTGTTGCAAAAGTTGGAGGATATGAAGGGCCTAATATTGAAACTATATTGGCACAAAAGCCAGATATCGTATTTGCATCAAATCTTTCTGGAAAAGACCATATGGAGACAATCGAGAAATCAGGCATACCGGTGGTGGTATTGGAAGCTCAGAACATAAACCAGATATATGATTCAATAAAGATATTAGCTGAAATCACAGGTAATGTAGAAAAGGGAAATGAAATAATAAGCAGCATGAAGGATAAAATCAAAGAAATCAATGATAAAGTGAAGGATTTGCCAAAAGTAAATGTGTTTTATGTTGTTGATACAAATGGAAATTGGACGGCTGGCAAGGGTACGTTTATCGATGAACTTATTACATTGGCTGGTGGAAATAATGTAGCCAGTGATGCAAACGGATGGGCGCAGTACAGCATGGAAAAATTGATACAGAAGAATCCTGATGTGATAATTACATCACCACATGCTGCAAATGCCAATGAAATAAAAAATATGGCAGGTTATAAAGATACAAAAGCGGCAAAGGATGGCAAAATATTTGTAATATCCAACGATGACATTGTCACTAAGCCATCTAACAGAATCGTCTTAGGTTTAGAAGAAATTGCAAAAGATTTACATCCGGAGGCATTTAAATAAATTGAAAGTGAAAAAAGGTTTTTATTTGCTAATTTCTATTGTGATTTTGATTGCATCGCTGATGTTTTCTGCATCAGTTGGTGCAGTCAAAATGCCATTGAAAAGTATTGTTGATGTCATATTTGGTGATGGCAACAGCACAGACAAGATGATATTGTTAAATCTTAGGTTTCCAAGGATTATTGAAGCTGCTTTTACTGGGATGGGACTTTCTGTGGCAGGTACGTTCTTTCAAGGACTTTTGAAGAATCCTATGGCAGATCCTTATGTTTTAGGTATATCATCGGGAGCAGCTTTCGGAGCGTCCATCGCAATTGTCTTAGGATTAGGCATTTTTGGTCTTCAATTTTTTGCATTTGCATTTGCTCTTATGACTATTTACGTAGTGTATATTTTGGCTAAAAAAGGACCGTATATTAAAATGCAGACGATGCTTCTTGCAGGCATTGCCATCAGTGCTTTTATGTCTTCAGTTATTTCTCTCATGATGCTTTTGAATCATAATGAGATGTCACAGATAGTCTTTTGGACGATGGGGGGATTTAGTCTTATTAGCTGGAGCCAGGTTTTTTACACAGTACCACTAATATTGATTGGATGTATTGCATTATACACGTTTTCGAGAGATCTTAATGTGATAATGACAGGTGAAGAAATAGCTGAGCATTTAGGGATTGATACTGAAAGAGTTAAAAAAATCATATTGATTGTAGGTTCTTTAATCACCGCGTCTTCTGTTTCAGCAGGTGGAATAATTGGCTTTGTAGGGCTTATAGTGCCTCACATATCAAGGCTTATTATAGGTTCTGACAA
The nucleotide sequence above comes from Thermoanaerobacterium sp. CMT5567-10. Encoded proteins:
- a CDS encoding iron ABC transporter permease — encoded protein: MKVKKGFYLLISIVILIASLMFSASVGAVKMPLKSIVDVIFGDGNSTDKMILLNLRFPRIIEAAFTGMGLSVAGTFFQGLLKNPMADPYVLGISSGAAFGASIAIVLGLGIFGLQFFAFAFALMTIYVVYILAKKGPYIKMQTMLLAGIAISAFMSSVISLMMLLNHNEMSQIVFWTMGGFSLISWSQVFYTVPLILIGCIALYTFSRDLNVIMTGEEIAEHLGIDTERVKKIILIVGSLITASSVSAGGIIGFVGLIVPHISRLIIGSDNRVLVPFSGVVGAAFLVLADTLARTVMAPVEIPVGIITAACGGPFFLYLLVKNKNKEVK
- a CDS encoding ABC transporter substrate-binding protein; translation: MKKWIKNIVVFIIIAVLSLSLVSCSQKTQEKTATNDNTTKTEVKATFPLKITDFMGRQVTIKKEPKRIVSLSPSTTELIYAIGAGKDVVGVTNYDDYPPEVKSVAKVGGYEGPNIETILAQKPDIVFASNLSGKDHMETIEKSGIPVVVLEAQNINQIYDSIKILAEITGNVEKGNEIISSMKDKIKEINDKVKDLPKVNVFYVVDTNGNWTAGKGTFIDELITLAGGNNVASDANGWAQYSMEKLIQKNPDVIITSPHAANANEIKNMAGYKDTKAAKDGKIFVISNDDIVTKPSNRIVLGLEEIAKDLHPEAFK